A part of Aegilops tauschii subsp. strangulata cultivar AL8/78 chromosome 2, Aet v6.0, whole genome shotgun sequence genomic DNA contains:
- the LOC141041184 gene encoding uncharacterized protein, giving the protein MHSSLTIFATVFKYARLASTSYDDYFILKKDVTGMIGFSGYQKCTAAHSWDEYLRMSESTCGDAMIMFAIVMVEVFGPQYLREPTVEDTERLLAISEARGWPSLLGSLYCMHSKWKNCPKVLQGQYQGLAKKPTIILETVASHDLWIWHAFFGMPVSHNDINVPQ; this is encoded by the coding sequence ATGCACTCTTCGCTGACCATTTTCGCCACCGTTTTCAAATATGCAAGACTAGCATCGACGTCCTATGATGACTACTTCATCTTGAAGAAGGACGTCACGGGAATGATTGGGTTCTCTGGTTACCAGAAGTGCACGGCCGCTCATTCATGGGACGAGTACCTACGGATGTCTGAGAGCACATGCGGAGATGCCATGATCATGTTTGCAATTGTCATGGTTGAGGTATTTGGACCTCAGTACCTGAGAGAACCAACTGTTGAAGACACTGAGAGGCTCTTGGCAATTTCAGAAGCAAGAGGGTGGCCGAGTTTGCTTGGATCTCTTTATTGCATGCATTCGAAATGGAAGAACTGCCCGAAGGTTTTACAAGGGCAATACCAGGGTCTTGCTAAGAAGCCCACCATCATTCTTGAAACAGTTGCATCACATGATCTTTGGATTTGGCACGCTTTCTTTGGCATGCCCGtgtctcacaatgacatcaatgtgcCGCAGTGA